A window from Malassezia japonica chromosome 1, complete sequence encodes these proteins:
- a CDS encoding uncharacterized protein (COG:G; EggNog:ENOG503NVM3; TransMembrane:2 (i29-48o60-82i)) has product MAQGGFIPDMCLYMTYFYTSKEMNIRMSWFYTVLGFSQVIGSFLSVGFMKLNGMNGVAGWRYLFAFDACISGAIGLIAIAFMPGSITKTTTLVIRKPWLSEREEKILVNRLLRDDPTKGDMNNRQSVTWKGLWDCLRDYDAFPIYALAFINLIPYEPPKSYLSFILSELGFNTLMKEFNDGHH; this is encoded by the exons ATGGCACAAGGTGGCTTCATTCCAGACATGTGCCTGTACATGACTTACTTCTACACCTCAAAGGAAATGAATATCCGAATGAGCTGGTTCTACACCGTTCTTGGTTTCTCTCAGGTCATTGGCTCCTTTCTCTCTGTCGGTTTCATGAAACTAAATGGCATGAATGGCGTTGCAGGGTGGCGCTATTTGTTTGCATTCGATGCTTGCATTTCTGGCGCCATCGGCCTTATTGCCATTGCCTTTATGCCGGGCTCTATCACAAAGACAACGACGCTTGTCATCAGGAAGCCTTGGCTATCGGAACGAGAGGAAAAGATCTTGGTAAACCGCCTGCTTCGGGACGATCCTACCAAGGGCGATATGAATAACCGCCAGTCTGTGACGTGGAAAGGTCTCTGGGATTGCCTGCGTGACTACGATGCATTCCCCATTTATGCACTTGCGTTTATCAATTTGATCCCCTACGAGCCTCCCAAAAGTTATCTTTCCTTTATTCTAAGTGAGCTGGGCTTTAACACTCTCATGA AAGAGTTTAACGACGGCCATCACTAA
- a CDS encoding uncharacterized protein (COG:G; SECRETED:SignalP(1-16); EggNog:ENOG503P5VP) yields the protein MRVASLILASLAVVYAAPTQAPTSHKPGKSLPVDWKLLSQAAGLSQQTYCFFQPDNQTVGDAQLLYEYGDGNLDQRAIVFKSKSLGIAVSFEGTEPISIASILHDADFQLVNPDKDLKEVFPPGVQVFKGFQDAYLAVARPVLGKVKEMMQKYNETRVTVTGHSLGAAMALLAAAHYEQTLKDGSVANVFTFGQPRTGNPAFANAMDDKFLGKLFYVVNGQDWVPHMPPRDWNFQHPSGQVWINPPNSQNWTFFPGQEDSNGANSVDPIWTFQDHHGYYFHTGLGHGPGKCPATVNDHE from the coding sequence ATGCGCGTTGCCAGCTTGATCCTCGCGAGCCTTGCGGTCGTGTATGCCGCCCCTACACAAGCCCCCACCTCGCACAAGCCTGGCAAGTCGCTTCCGGTGGACTGGAAGCTCCTGAGCCAGGCTGCCGGTCTCTCGCAGCAGACCTACTGCTTTTTCCAGCCGGATAACCAGACGGTgggcgatgcgcagctTTTGTACGAGTATGGTGACGGCAACCTTGACCAGCGTGCCATCGTGTTCAAGTCTAAGAGCCTCGGCATTGCGGTGTCCTTTGAAGGTACCGAGCCGATCAGCATCGCCTCGATTCTCCACGATGCCGACTTTCAGCTGGTAAACCCCGACAAGGATCTAAAGGAGGTTTTCCCCCCCGGTGTGCAGGTCTTTAAAGGATTTCAGGACGCGTACCTCGCAGTGGCGCGCCCcgtcctcggcaaggtgAAGGAGATGATGCAGAAGTACAACGAGACGCGCGTCACGGTGACGGGCCACTCGCTCGGTGCTGCGATGGCGCTCcttgctgctgcgcacTACGAGCAGACGCTCAAGGACGGCAGTGTGGCCAACGTCTTCACCTTTGGACAGCCCCGTACGGGCAACCCTGCGTTTGCCAATGCGATGGACGACAAGTTCCTTGGCAAGCTGTTCTATGTCGTGAACGGCCAGGACTGGGTCCCCCACATGCCCCCCCGCGACTGGAACTTCCAGCACCCGTCGGGCCAGGTGTGGATCAACCCCCCCAACTCGCAGAACTGGACGTTCTTCCCCGGCCAAGAGGACTCGAACGGCGCCAACTCGGTGGACCCGATCTGGACCTTCCAGGACCATCACGGCTACTACTTCCACACGGGTCTGGGCCACGGCCCTGGCAAGTGCCCCGCCACGGTCAATGACCACGAATAA
- a CDS encoding uncharacterized protein (COG:G; EggNog:ENOG503P5VP), with translation MRIQAVSLTQQTYCFVQPIGQKVGDAELLYEYGDGNINQRAAIFHSKSLGIAVAFEGTEILSILSILHDVDFWPVDPTNALKDAVPAGTKLFKGFHSAYQNVAKPVFKNLKRIISERNETRVTVIGYSLGAAMAAMAAMEYQHRLEHGVHQVFAFGLPRTGNPTFANAVDDKLSGKFFYAVNGKDWVPHMPPREWNYQHPSGQIWINPSASGNYTYYPGQENKHGANSIEPVWTLQDHINYYFHTGLGPGVGQCPAKVDDQK, from the exons ATGCGTAT CCAAGCTGTGAGTCTCACGCAACAGACCTACTGCTTCGTCCAGCCGATTGGGCAaaaggtcggcgacgcagaGCTCCTGTACGAATACGGTGACGGAAATATCAATCAGCGCGCGGCCATCTTCCACTCCAAGAGTCTCGGAATTGCGGTAGCATTTGAAGGCACCGAGATTTTAAGCATTCTGTCGATTCTCCACGATGTTGACTTCTGGCCGGTCGACCCTACCAACGCTCTCAAGGACGCCGTGCCCGCAGGCACGAAGCTTTTCAAGGGTTTCCACAGCGCCTACCAGAACGTCGCAAAGCCCGTTTTCAAAAACCTAAAACGCATTATCTCGGAGCGCAACGAGACGCGCGTCACGGTGATTGGCTACTCGCTCGGTGCCGCAATGGCGGCGATGGCTGCGATGGAGTACCAGCACCGGCTGGAGCATGGCGTGCACCAGGTCTTCGCCTTTGGCCTACCCCGCACCGGCAACCCCACCTTTGCGAATGCTGTTGACGATAAGCTCAGCGGCAAGTTCTTCTATGCCGTCAACGGCAAGGACTGGGTGCCGCACATGCCCCCCCGCGAGTGGAACTACCAGCATCCCAGTGGCCAGATCTGGATCAACCCCAGCGCGTCCGGGAACTATACCTACTACCCCGGCCAAGAAAATAAGCACGGGGCGAATTCAATCGAGCCGGTATGGACGCTGCAGGACCACATCAACTACTATTTCCACACTGGACTGGGCCCTGGTGTCGGCCAGTGCCCGGCCAAGGTCGATGACCAAAAGTAG
- the FRS1 gene encoding phenylalanine--tRNA ligase (EggNog:ENOG503NVJA; COG:J; BUSCO:EOG09260VTA) — MPTVSVDKALLLEGLGHQYTTEEFDELCFQFGIELDDDTTEEVKGTNERPQLKIDIPANRYDLLCFEGILRALRVFLGKQEVPKYRLTQPKELVTLRLTKETAQIRPYFAGAILRNITFTPESYANFIDLQDKLHQNLARRRTLVSMGTHDLDTIEAPFTYEALPPDSFKFAPLNRTEEYTGKGLMELYESDHHLGRYLHIIRDSPVFPIIFDNQRRVMSMPPIINSNHSKITLETKNVFLDVTALDKTKLDIVTNILVAMFSEYCAEPFTVEPIRVVYPDGHEEITPNLDARVTTARVSYINRCTGLQHDATEISRLLHRMGHIARPGAHEDEVEVEVPVTRPDILHECDLMEDVAVAHGFDNLPKTFPATNSVGAPLPINKLSDILRRECAYAGWTEALPLILCSHDENFAWMNRKDDKTTAIVLGNPKTAEFQVVRTSLIPGILKTIRENKKHALPMQVFEASDVAFKDPRETQRMARNERHLGAVYCNKTAGFEVVHGLLDKLMLALSVPRIERTDANASHGYYLKEAEDATFFPGRAAAVYLRIAPESTTGSVALDWLPSLRNALDQSGDVQIGTLGVLHPEVLQHFDIGYPCSALEFNLEVFI, encoded by the coding sequence ATGCCTACTGTCAGTGTCGACAAAGCGCTGCTCCTTGAGGGCCTTGGGCACCAGTACACGACAGAGGAGTTTGACGAGCTCTGCTTCCAGTTCGGTATTGAGCTCGATGACGACACCACCGAGGAGGTGAAGGGCACCAATGAGCGCCCCCAGCTCAAAATCGACATTCCGGCGAACCGCTACGATTTGCTGTGCTTTGAGGGTatcctgcgtgcgctgcgcgtgtTCCTCGGCAAGCAGGAGGTGCCCAAGTACCGCCTGACTCAGCCCAAGGAGCTCGTCACGCTCCGCCTCACCAAGGAGACGGCACAGATCCGGCCGTACTTTGCGGGCGCCATTCTGCGCAATATCACCTTTACGCCCGAGAGCTACGCCAACTTTATCGACCTGCAGGACAAGCTGCACCAgaacctcgcgcgccgccgcacgctcgtgtCGATGGGCACGCACGACCTCGACACGATCGAGGCGCCCTTCAcgtacgaggcgctcccGCCGGACTCGTTCAAGTTCGCGCCGCTGAACCGCACTGAGGAGTACACCGGAAAGGGTCTCATGGAGCTGTACGAGTCGGACCACCACCTCGGCCGCTACCTGCACATCATCCGCGACAGCCCCGTGTTTCCGATCATCTTTGACaaccagcgccgcgtcatGTCCATGCCGCCGATTATCAACTCGAACCACTCCAAGATCACGCTCGAGACAAAGAACGTGTTTTTGGACGTGActgcgctcgacaagaCCAAGCTCGACATCGTGACTAACATCCTTGTGGCGATGTTCTCGGAGTACTGCGCGGAGCCGTTCACGGTCGAGCCGATTCGTGTCGTATACCCCGATGGACACGAAGAGATCACACCgaacctcgacgcgcgcgtcaCCACGGCGCGTGTCTCGTACATCAACCGCTGCACCGGTCTGCAGCACGACGCCACGGAGATTTCGCGCCTGTTGCACCGCATGGGACACATTGCGCGTCCGGGCGCTCacgaggacgaggtcgaggtcgaAGTGCCGGTCACCCGCCCGGATATCCTGCACGAGTGCGACCTGATGGAGGACGTCGCTGTCGCGCATGGCTTCGACAACCTGCCCAAGACCTTCCCGGCAACCAactcggtcggcgcgccgctcccgATCAACAAGCTGAGCGATatcctgcgccgcgagtgTGCGTACGCGGGCTGGACCGAGGCCCTGCCCCTCATTCTCTGCTCGCACGACGAAAACTTTGCATGGATGAACCGCAAGGACGACAAGACCACGGCGATTGTCCTGGGCAACCCCAAAACGGCCGAGTTCCAGGTggtgcgcacctcgctcaTCCCGGGTATCCTTAAGACGATCCGCGAGAACAAGAAGCACGCGCTTCCGATGCAGGTGTTTGAGGCGTCGGACGTCGCTTTCAAGGACCcgcgcgagacgcagcgcatggCACGCAACGAGCGCCACCTCGGCGCAGTGTACTGCAACAAGACGGCCGGCTTCGAGGTCGTGCACGGCCTGTTGGACAAGCTCATGCTCGCCCTTTCTGTGCCGCGCATTGAGCGCACAGACGCCAACGCATCGCACGGCTACTACCTCAAGGAGGCGGAGGATGCAACCTTTTTCCcgggccgcgccgctgccgtttacctgcgcatcgcgccAGAGTCTACGACGGGCAGCGTAGCGCTCGACTGGCTCCCAAGCCTGCGCAACGCACTCGACCagtcgggcgacgtgcagaTCGGTACGCTGGGCGTGCTGCACCCGGAAGTGCTCCAGCACTTTGACATCGGCTAcccgtgctcggcgctcgaATTCAACCTCGAGGTGTTTATCTAA
- a CDS encoding electron-transferring-flavoprotein dehydrogenase (EggNog:ENOG503NY0G; BUSCO:EOG092619EA; COG:C), with the protein MAMLGRQVARIARTPTASRLVCTEALSAARSRSTVLQRVRVAPSSLTAAPRARTFHTGRVLKEEEQPEEAMEEDERVVDEVDVLIVGGGPAGLSAAIKIKQLAEEKGEEIRVVILEKGAEIGNQILSGAVIEPRALDELIPDWKEKGAPLNQEALQDQMVFLTESSTIPMPHPPQMSNHGNYIVSLSRVTAWLGEQAEELGVEIYPGFAGAQVIWDEAADGTKRGIKGIVTNEIGLDKNRQPKDNYEQGMEFRAPITLLAEGAHGSLSQQLIRELKLREAVNADPQTYGIGIKEVWRIKPENHKPGLVSHTMGFPLPLDTYGGTFMYHMEDNMVSLGLVVGLDYENPYLSPFQEFQRMKHHPHFAKVLEGGECLAYGARALNEGGYQSIPKLHFPGGALIGCSAGFLNVPKIKGTHNAMKSGIVAAETAVEALSKRSEDDLYAPIDLEEYKTNMDKSWVIPELYEVRNIRPSFHNPLGFWGGLMYSGLDSLILKGRTPWTFHHEKEDHEFTKPAALCKPITYPKPDGKLSFDILTSVSRTGTNHTEDQPVHLVVNDGDYKSHVERNVGTFDGPLGRVCPAAVYEYVPKEDANGQEDACGKKLVINAQNCIHCKTCSIKTPDQSITWTVPEGGGGPKYSLT; encoded by the coding sequence ATGGCGATGCTTGGCCGCCAAGTCGCTCGCATTGCGCGGACACCTACAGCGTCTCGCCTCGTATGCACTGAAGCACTCTCTGCTGCTCGTTCGCGCTCTACCGTGCTCCAGCGtgtgcgcgtcgctccgTCGTCCCTGACGGCCGCCCCGCGTGCACGCACCTTCCACACCGGCCGCGTGCTGAAGGAAGAGGAGCAGCCCGAGGAGGCGATGGAGGAAGACGAGCGCGTTGTCGACGAGGTTGACGTGCTGATTGTCGGTGGTGGTCCCGCCGGTCTCAGCGCTGCCATCAAGAtcaagcagctcgcggaggAGAAGGGCGAGGAGATCCGTGTGGTCATCCTCGAGAAGGGCGCCGAGATCGGCAACCAGATTCTTTCGGGTGCCGTGATTGAGCCCCGTGCTCTGGACGAGCTCATTCCTGACTGGAAGGAGAAGGGTGCGCCGCTGAACCAAGAGGCCCTCCAGGACCAGATGGTCTTCTTGACCGAGAGCAGTACGATCCCCATGCCGCACCCCCCCCAGATGTCGAACCACGGCAACTACATCGTGTCTCTGTCGCGTGTCACGGcctggctcggcgagcaggccgaggagctgggTGTCGAGATTTACCCCGGCTTTGCCGGTGCCCAGGTGATCTgggacgaggccgcggaCGGTACCAAGCGCGGTATTAAGGGTATTGTGACCAACGAGATTGGTCTCGACAAGAACCGCCAGCCGAAGGACAATTACGAGCAGGGTATGGAGTTCCGTGCCCCCATCACGCTCCTGGCCGAGGGTGCGCACGGCTCGCTCTCCCAGCAGCTCATCCGCGAGCTCAAGCTGCGTGAGGCGGTCAATGCCGACCCCCAGACCTACGGTATTGGTATCAAGGAGGTGTGGCGTATCAAGCCCGAGAACCACAAGCCCGGCCTGGTGAGCCACACGATGGGCTTCCCCCTGCCCCTGGACACCTACGGCGGTACGTTTATGTACCACATGGAGGACAACATGGTCTCGCTCGGTCTCGTTGTGGGTCTCGACTACGAGAACCCCTACCTGTCGCCCTTCCAAGAGTTCCAGCGCATGAAGCACCACCCCCACTTTGccaaggtgctcgagggTGGTGAGTGCCTTGCGTACGGTGCTCGTGCCCTGAACGAGGGCGGCTACCAGTCGATCCCCAAGCTGCACTTCCCCGGTGGTGCGCTGATCGGCTGCTCGGCCGGTTTCCTGAACGTGCCCAAGATCAAGGGTACGCACAACGCAATGAAGAGTGGTATTGTAGCTGCCGAGACCgctgtcgaggcgctgagcAAGCGTAGCGAGGACGATCTCTACGCCCCGATTGACCTGGAGGAATACAAGACGAACATGGACAAGAGCTGGGTCATTCCCGAGCTGTACGAGGTGCGCAACATCCGCCCGAGCTTCCACAACCCCCTGGGCTTCTGGGGCGGTCTGATGTACTCGGGTCTCGACTCGCTGATCCTCAAGGGCCGCACGCCCTGGACCTTCCACCACGAGAAGGAGGACCACGAGTTCACGAAGCCTGCCGCACTCTGCAAGCCGATTACCTACCCGAAGCCCGACGGCAAGCTCTCGTTCGACATTCTCACCTCCGTCTCGCGCACGGGCACCAACCACACCGAGGACCAACCGGTGCACCTTGTCGTGAATGACGGCGACTACAAGTcccacgtcgagcgcaacgTCGGCACCTTTGACGGCCCGCTGGGCCGCGTCTGCCCTGCGGCGGTCTATGAGTACGTCCCCAAGGAGGACGCCAACGGCCAGGAGGACGCCTGCGGCAAGAAGCTTGTGATCAACGCACAGAACTGCATCCACTGCAAGACCTGCTCCATCAAAACACCAGACCAGTCGATTACCTGGACGGTGCCggagggcggcggcggtcccAAGTACTCGCTCACGTAG
- a CDS encoding uncharacterized protein (SECRETED:SignalP(1-19); COG:S; EggNog:ENOG503P76M), with the protein MFFSRALILAVAAVASVSARPASKVESRDIFDSGKATWYSAGVSEGNCGWWSTNADHIVALNAHQYGSTDSVSEHCGRLIRIVNKHNKKVLHAVVADSCPECAFGSLDLSKGLFADLNDGDMDMGEFPIEWSFIN; encoded by the coding sequence ATGTTCTTCTCTCGCGCTCTCATtcttgccgtcgccgccgtggcCTCTGTCTCTGCCCGCCCCGCCTCGAAGGTGGAGTCGCGTGACATCTTCGACTCTGGTAAGGCCACCTGGTACTCCGCTGGTGTCAGCGAGGGTAACTGTGGCTGGTGGAGCACCAACGCCGACCACATTGTCGCCCTCAACGCTCACCAGTACGGTAGCACCGACTCGGTCAGCGAGCACTGCGGTCGCCTGATCCGCATTGTCAACAAGCACAACAAGAAGGTCCTCCACGCCGTTGTTGCTGACTCGTGCCCCGAGTGCGCCTTTGGCTCGCTTGACCTCTCCAAGGGTCTCTTCGCCGACCTGAACGACGGCGACATGGACATGGGCGAGTTCCCCATCGAGTGGAGCTTCATCAACTAA
- the PEP7 gene encoding carboxypeptidase Y-deficient (COG:S; EggNog:ENOG503NW74) — MVGSPRINEAVGGPSVPKHDPLQPIGYVPYQKRSATSTRIVEPTPRRAAPPSPLGPHAPSRAHRHASESGAGPRSSHQSASLKGKEPVRSSAGDAPSPPPLRRVHANAQEITPPRIATPESKDQSPLLGAWDSPTSELARLSPLKRGVIRHRTDEFEQLRAKQRGTVELEEQRMERRLTKLIAIHSPDFAHELSAPSPSASSNLLARGAHVLDLFQSREEAEKSRRTQRQRAAEQRVEGEAAESMLQQPCSSMLVVQPETYSVSDVPSRPAPDAPPAALRAFHEAEARSIRFCRDCKTIVLRISYRSNSDKPTPLTVHYTALFQLQKEINEALPEFHEMILGLQKKDAATTLASSVTDSKALQEDAIQARKELLVRFTRYDQLAKKIRTLRPIVDKHESSTQQRLQQSIHARATMFLQKNMFPLQSLPSLDEAAQRKQKDAESAKRQAAQGGAEQAEQVRILTEQETLLSNYLASAVKARNLDDVTALKANRDEIRAEIARLQSMAL, encoded by the exons ATGGTGGGTTCACCACGCATCAACGAGGCTGTGGGAGGGCCGTCTGTGCCAAAGCACGACCCGCTGCAACCGATCGGCTATGTTCCCTATCAAAAACGGTccgcgacgtcgacacGCATCGTggagccgacgccgcgccgcgccgcacctcCGTCACCGCTCGGGCCCCATGCTCCGAGCCGCGCCCATCGCCATGCATCGGAAAGCGGAGCAgggccgcgcagctctcA CCAGAGTGCATCGCTCAAAGGCAAGGAGCCGGTGCGCTCTTCGGCAGGCGACGCTccatcgccgccgccgctgcgacGTGTGCATGCCAACGCGCAGGAAATCACACCGCCGCGCATAGCGACCCCAGAGTCCAAAGATCAGTCGCCTTTGCTCGGAGCATGGGACAGTCCCACCTCGGaactcgcgcgcctctcgCCGCTGAAGCGC GGTGTCATCCGCCACCGGACAGACGAGTTTGAACAGCTGCGTgccaagcagcgcggcacggtcgagctcgaggagcagcgcatggagcgccgcctcaCCAAGCTCATTGCCATCCACTCGCCCGATttcgcgcacgagctcagtgcgccgagcccgagcgcctcttccaACTTGCtcgcccgcggcgcacatGTCCTGGACCTCTTTCAGTCGCGGGAAGAGGCGGAAAAGAGCCGACGCACCCAACGccagcgcgctgccgagcagcgggTC GAGGGCGAGGCAGCCGAGTCGATGCTCCAACAGCcgtgcagctcgatgcTGGTCGTACAGCCCGAGACATACAGTGTTAGCGACGTGCCCAGCCGTCCTGCCCCAGACGCACCACCTGCAGCCCTACGTGCATTTCACGAGGCCGAAGCGCGCTCGATCCGGTTCTGTCGCGACTGCAAGACGATCGTCTTGCGCATCAGCTACCGGTCGAACTCGGATAAGCCCACGCCGCTCACCGTGCACTACACTGCCCTCTTCCAGCTCCAGAAAGAGATCAACGAAGCCCTTCCTGAATTCCACGAGATGATCCTCGGACTGCAAAAGAAGGATGCAGCCACGACACTTGCCTCGTCTGTGACAGACAGCAAGGCACTCCAGGAGGATGCCATTCAGGCACGAAAAGAACTGCTGGTCAGGTTCACACGATACGATCAACTCGCAAAGAAGATCCGCACACTGCGCCCAATTGTGGACAAGCACGAATCGAGTACACAGCAGCGGCTCCAGCAGTCGATTCATGCCCGCGCGACCATGTTCTTGCAAAAGAACATGTTCCCTTTGCAAAGTCTTCCGagcctcgacgaggctgCACAGCGAAAGCAGAAGGATGCCGAGTCGGCCAAGCGCCAGGCGGCACAGGGAGGGGCGGAACAAGCCGAACAAGTGCGCATTCTGACGGAGCAAGAAACCTTGCTAAGCAATTACCTCGCATCGGCGGTCAAGGCGCGTAATCTGGACGATGTCACGGCACTTAAAGCCAACCGCGACGAAATCCGTGCAGAGATTGCGCGTTTGCAATCCATGGCTCTGTAG
- a CDS encoding uncharacterized protein (EggNog:ENOG503P44I; COG:S), protein MSSYAESGALSRSSTTRTSTSKVTSPSSRTENRSPVSTVDSHAFDYGMIGKRHSMRRQGSESKGRSGSPSTGPPRLVTRGSSPNAIDMGTNSTNNQFSFGVRAKLGTVLPTLIQSIPMDERNNTVFIAEFGCLNSRSMQLLRPIIDEFAKLVPGSVLAETQREALSVTKDAVNVNGIATVDSTALLQDPIDFIVIHEDSPQTDFRAFTHILDTHPESYMNPVWQASHKPSLQNAIFSSFVSRPFGSRILPKGTLHFGFSLMDLHWTHTPNAMDVSLATTAQAELTTFLMARAHEFRQGGVFVMAFIARSEPEEANKSSPTNGTTLPDQMEQLSLGAKTAEFAPEAAKTIPPSRDIWATMTEMLVPC, encoded by the exons ATGTCGTCTTATGCCGAGTCCGGGGCGCTTTCAAGGAGCTCCACGACACGGACGTCGACCAGCAAGGTCACGTCGCCTTCCAGCAGGACGGAAAACCGCAGCCCAGTGTCCACGGTGGACTCCCATGCGTTTGACTATGGCATGATTGGCAAGCGTCACTCGATGCGGCGCCAAGGCTCGGAGAGCAAGGGGCGCTCCGGCTCGCCCTCGACAGGCCCGCCGCGACTTGTGACCCGGGGCTCGAGCCCGAATGCGATCGACATGGGCACGAACTCGACCAACAACCAGTTCAGTTTTGGTGTGCGTGCCAAGCTCGGGACGGTATTGCCCACTCTCATCCAGAGCATCCCGATGGATGAGCGCAACAACACAGTCTTCATCGCCGAATTTGGCTGTCTCAATTCGCGATCGatgcagctgctgcgcccgaTCATTGATGAGTTTGCCAAGCTTGTCCCCGGCTCGGTGCTGGCGGAGacccagcgcgaggcgctctcTGTCACAAAAGATGCGGTGAATGTCAACGGAATTGCTACCGTCGACAGCACGGCCCTTTTGCAGGACCCGATCGACTTTATTGTGATCCACGAGGATTCGCCGCAGACGGATTTCCGTGCATTCACGCACATTCTGGACACCCACCCTGAATCGTACATGAATCCTGTGTGGCAGGCATCGCACAAGCCTTCGCTGCAGAACGCAATCTTCTCCTCCTTCGTCTCGCGGCCGTTTGGGTCGCGCATTCTCCCCAAAGGCACCTTGCACTTTGGCTTCAGCTTGATGGACTTGCACTGGACGCATACCCCCAATGCCATGGACGTGTCATTGGCCACTACCGCGCAAGCCGAACTGACCACCTTCCTCAtggcgcgagcgcacgagTTCCGCCAGGGCGGCGTGTTTGTCATGGCGTTCATTGCGCGGTCAGAACCCGAAGAGGCGAACAAGAGCTCGCCCACCAACGGCACGACGCTTCCCGACCAGATGGAGCAGCTGAGCCTGGGTGCAAAGACGGCCGAGTTTGCCCCCGAGGCCGCCAAGACAATcccgccgtcgcgcgacaTTTGGGCGACGATGACCGAGATGCTGGTGCC TTGTTGA
- the FYV10 gene encoding GID complex subunit containing RING finger motif (BUSCO:EOG09261O7R; COG:S; EggNog:ENOG503NUTP) — protein MPGMMPLASMLPSDIHSTSKYVSSAGVSSIEDILILEQPLLRLPVDELRTQLKTQQRLSEKDFMFCSNIVESKRKNPGESDASQVSATIDSVLQRLQQLRDKMVDLGTQAGTLLEYTQTRTEYLKLLQSLEPGSQAFHDWCAIRLDRMVVDYMLRRGAFKSAEQLATQQHIASLVDLPVFEQIRKIEQSLVPDEDSGVQPSCSTALAWCSENKVTLRKAKSSLEIDLRLQEFIEQVRDRSPASLQSAVQYARKYLLPWMHAGDPAQDPSAVSWTSKSPKTGHALHLSKAEMPHLQQQAQRAMGLLASGPDSWCYADLYDPLRWKMLRDAFRTIALRVYDLPSTPLIHIALSAGLSSFKSHSCYPKKLRDHTASAQDDYGSQASSLFLSEADVSSPSLTAVDDRNPDCPICHTAGLGTLAREVPYSHHGNSRLICRITGKVMDDKNPPMCLPNGRVYSEEVRTTD, from the coding sequence ATGCCGGGCATGATGCCACTCGCAAGCATGCTCCCCAGCGATATACATAGCACGTCAAAGTATGTCTCATCGGCGGGGGTGTCGAGTATCGAAGATATCCTTATTCTCGAACAGCCACTCCTGCGGCTCCCGGTCGACGAATTGCGGACCCAGCTCAagacgcagcagcgcctctcGGAGAAAGACTTTATGTTCTGCAGCAACATTGTCGAGTCCAAGCGAAAGAATCCCGGCGAAAGCGATGCCAGCCAAGTGTCAGCAACGATAGATTCCGTCCTCCAACGGCTGCAACAGCTCCGCGATAAGAtggtcgacctcggcacACAGGCGGGAACGCTGCTCGAATATACCCAGACCAGGACAGAATACTTGAAGCTGCtgcagtcgctcgagccCGGGTCACAGGCCTTCCATGACTGGTGCGCGATTCGGCTGGATCGCATGGTTGTGGACTACATGCTACGGCGTGGCGCATTCAAaagcgccgagcagctcgccacACAGCAGCACATTGCTTCCCTGGTCGACTTGCCCGTCTTTGAGCAGATTCGGAAAATCGAGCAGTCGCTCGTACCGGACGAAGACTCGGGCGTGCAGCCGtcgtgcagcacggccCTGGCGTGGTGCTCGGAGAACAAGGtcacgctgcgcaaagCCAAGTCTTCGCTCGAGATCGACCTGCGTCTCCAAGAATTCATTGAGCAAGTCCGTGATCGCTCGCCTGCCTCTTTACAGAGTGCAGTACAGTATGCACGCAAGTACCTCCTTCCCTGGATGCACGCCGGGGACCCTGCGCAGGACCCCAGCGCCGTGTCATGGACCAGCAAGTCTCCCAAAACCGgccatgcgctgcacctgAGCAAGGCAGAGATGCCGCACTTGCAGCAgcaagcgcagcgcgcgatGGGTCTGCTGGCGTCGGGGCCCGACTCGTGGTGTTACGCTGACCTCTATGACCCTCTGCGCTGGAAAATGCTGCGCGATGCGTTCCGAACGATCGCGTTGCGCGTCTACGACCTGCCTTCGACTCCACTGATCCACATCGCGCTGAGTGCGGGCCTTTCCAGTTTCAAGTCGCATTCATGCTATCCAAAAAAGTTGCGAGATCACACCGCTTCTGCGCAGGATGACTATGGTTCGCAAGCCTCTTCCCTCTTCTTGAGCGAAGCAGACGTGAGCAGCCCTTCGCTCACTGCGGTCGACGATCGCAATCCGGACTGCCCCATTTGTCATACAGCGGGCCTAGGTACACTGGCGCGCGAAGTGCCCTACAGTCATCATGGCAACTCGCGCCTGATTTGCCGCATTACTGGAAAAGTAATGGACGACAAGAATCCCCCCATGTGTCTACCCAACGGCCGCGTCTACTCTGAAGAGGTGCGTACGACTGACTAA